In Janthinobacterium agaricidamnosum NBRC 102515 = DSM 9628, the DNA window TGACCCAAGGGCCGCTGCAACCGCTCGGCGACAAAGATCCCGAATACGTGGTGCTGCGCGTGGCCAGCGTCGGCATCAATAACTTGCCGACACCGGCGGCAGAGGGCATGGTGGAACTGTTCGGTCCGCTTCCTGCATTGCTGGAAGAGTCGCTGCCCAATTTGCACATCGACTTAGAGGATTTCGAGGCGGCAATTGCCCAGGCGCACAGCAGCGGTTATGCCAACTGCTTCGAGGCCATTGCGGCGGACACGCCGNNNNNCACACACTTAATTAATTAAGTGTGTGNNNNNGGTGCGCACCTTGCGCGCCGGCACCCGGTTTACCTTGACCCAAGGGCCGCTGCAACCGCTCGGCAACGCAGATCCCGAATACGTGGTGCTGCGCGTGGCCAGCGTCGGCATCAATAACTTGCCGACACCGGCGGCCGAGGGCATGGCGGAACTGTTCGGTCCGATCCCTGCATTGCTGGAAGAGTCGCTGCCCAATTTGCACATCGGCTTAGAGGATTTCGAGGCGGCAATTGCCCAGGCGCACAGCAGCGGTTACGCCAACTGCTTCGAGGCCATTGCTGCGGACACGCCGTGGCGGCCGCAACTGGACGCGCCGTCGGAACGCACCACCGCGCCGGGCAGCCAGAGCGCCATCGTGGTCGGCCCCGATGGCGGCGACCGGCCCAACGGCGCCGATGAAATCCATTGCGACAGGCTGGGCCGGGTGCGCATCCGCTTTCACTGGCAGGNNNNNCACACACTTAATTAATTAAGTGTGTGNNNNNATGAATGGGCGGATCTACGATCCGACGTTGTCGCGGTTCATCAGCGCGGATCCGTATATCCAGTCGCCGTACCAGTCGCAAAGTTATAATCGTTACAGCTATGTGTGGAACAATCCGCTCAATGCGACCGATCCGAGCGGTTACATGCAGATCATGGCGACGATTGAGGTCACGGCGAGCCGGACGGCGATGCAAGGGGTGGGGATGGGCCTCGTGCAGCGTCTCGACGTGAGCAATGACGTCAGTGATCCGTCGTTGAACATGACGGCGCGGCCGCCATCGTTAGGGGAGCGGGTGTACCGGGAACTTCAAGCGGCTGGGNNNNNCACACACTTAATTAATTAAGTGTGTGNNNNNGACGGGCCATGCCCTCGCGCTTGAGCAGGCGCGCAATGCCCGAGCGCGATACATCGGGATTGATGTATTGCCGGGTAATGTACAGCAGGTCATCGAGCGGTAGATAGAGCGACTGACGCAGTGAAAGTACGATGGCCTCCTGCGTCGTGCTCAGGGTCGTATGCAGGGTATGGGCCCGGTGCGAACGGTCTTGTACATCGTCCCGCTTGAGCCACTTGGCTGCCGTGGCACGGGTGATATTGAACACCTTGGCGGCCTCGCGGTCGGACAGACCGGAGTCCTTGATTTCCTGCCGGATTTTTGGGGTAGTGCGGGCTTGGGGATGAATGCGTGTGCTCATGGACTGAAGTTTATGCGATATGTTACAACCGGTGGGACGATCGCGGTGGCAAACCGCCGATCAACTCGTCAAGCACAGCTCTGGCGCGGAACAGGGCCATGCTGCGACGAGGAATATGATCGCACGAAACTAAACAANNNNNCACACACTTAATTAATTAAGTGTGTGNNNNNCCCCGGCCAGCATCGCATGCGCCAGCAAACTGACAAAACAGCCCTGGCTATGGGCAACGATGTTAATCGGCTCGTTTTTCGATTTTTTACGGATGATGCGTATCAACGACGCCAACCGCTGCGCCGCCAGTACCATATAGCTGCGAGGCGGCGCATCGAGCAAGGCGTGGGTCGGACTTTCCGGGTCGGCCCGCCTGACGCCCCAGTTACGCCTGAATCCCGGCCCGAACATGTCCGGCACGTTGCTGGTGGCGTTGGCGAACGGGCCGCCATTTTTCGCATAGCGCTTATCGATGCGATTCCCGTACCGATCGAGATATTCGCCATGCTTCTGATTGGTATCCGCCTTCAGCGTGTCTTCCCGAAATCCCCACAAAAACGGAATCACCGGCGATGTGACGCTATCCGACGAGCGCGAAAAATACACTTTATCGGGATCGGCGCTGATATCGTGCGCCGTGAATGCCTCCCCTTCCTTCAGGTGCAGCGGCAAGGTGTAGTTGGCCGGTTGCAGATGATCCTTGCGGTCCAGGCGCCGGTTCAGGCCGGCGCAAATGCCTTGCTCCTGAAAAGGAAAAGCTTCGCCGATATCGTTCACGCCATGCACCAGGATCACGATGCACGGCGCCGGACGCACCAGCGGAATATACGCCAGGCCGCCGCCGGGCAATAGCCACTGCGCCTGCTTGCCGGGAACAACCTTGTTGGCTTCGGTGTCGCTCATGTTGCCGGCTAACGCCATGGTGTTGTGCTGGGCTTGCTGGATCACCTTGCCACCGTGGGTGGTGGCGTCGCCTTCACGGCAAACCGGGCGCGCCATCTCAGTTACCCTCCGCGACGCGCATCTTCCCGAAACCTGGGCGCGGCCAGAACGGGCGCTTGATCGCGGCATCTTTCTTGATCTGGTCGGTGCTCGGCGGCGTCACCAGCAGCAAGGTCGCGCCATCGTCGCGCCGCAAATTGGCCACCAGCGTCGCCCCGCCCGACTGCCGGCCAGCCATCGTCGCCAGCGCCACCGCGATAAAAGGACTGCCGGCGCCGGTATCGCCGAGGATACGCGCCAAGTCGTAGCCCTGCCTGGGATCGAGCAGATTGAAATTGTCGTCCACCGCATGCAAGCTTTGCACCAGCGGCAAGAACCGCGCCGCGCCGTTACGGTCGTCCAGCACGCTGCCGTAATCGAAAAGAATTCGCGCCGGAGACTTGCCGCCCAACGGCGCCAGCGCGGCGCGCAAGGCCCCTTCCATGCGCATCCGGCGTTCAGCCGGCTTGACCGGCTGCCCCTGATCGTCCAGATAAGACACCACTTGCGGCCGGTATAAAGTCCCCAGGTTTTCCAGATGGTCGTACTGATCGATCTGGAATCGTGTCCAGGGTTTGGCGATAAAAGGCGTCGGCACGAAAGGCTGATCGGGCTGCTTGTTCCAGCCGACAAACTCGGACCGGTTGCGGGAAGGTCCCGCTGGCCAGTCTTTTATGGTCATGTTGTCTTCCACCAAGGGCGCAAACGGCCGCAGCCAGTCGATGCGGCCACGCCGTATCAGGGTCAGGAAGGTCCAGCTATCGGTGGGCGTGCGGACATTTTTGGGGTGGTAGGCCAAGTCAACCATTTTATCGAATTTGGGTCGATCTCCTTGATAAAAACCGGCAGCCCTTTGCAAGACACCATCCTTGGCAGCGACACCCACTGCTGGAAGATCACCATGCTCATCGAAGGTCAAGAAAATAGTATTCCACAACTTATCTGGATTATCGTTAAGGTAAGAATTCATAACCTGCCCGCTCTGAGTAAGAAGGCCTGCAAATTCACCGAGAGAGGTATAAGGTTTTCCATTCTTAGTAACTACAAAACTTGATGCATTACCTTTGCGAGCCTTGAGTTTTTGAAGCTCAATATCTTTTTCAACTGCATGCACGGCAGGCCCGACTACCGCTATCGGCAAGGGATACTGATCCATAAAGTCTCGCATGGCAATATCTACTGCGTCTTCTTTGCGTTTTGCGCTAATCATATGCATGCCATCCAAATTCTTAGGATATTGTTCGATATCCTGTGAAATGATGTATTGCCCATTTGCTTCCTCAATTGCTTTCCATATATCCAGCTTCGAATAGTTGGGATGGTTGGGATGGTTGCGCCATGTCTCGACACTGACGCCGACGCCGACGATTTCAAGTGAGTCAATCGCCGAACTGTTGTTCTGTATGTTTTCTGGCATAAAGGAATCAATCTCGATGAGTGATAGTACCGGAGCAGCGTGCACAAAGCCTGATAAACATATTCCAACCAGAACAAAGCGAACCATTTTATAGATGGCAGAGGGTTTTGATATAGCAATAAAATTCTTATTCATCAAAAAATACCTTCTAATAGCGTCTAAGGAAGCGCTGATTAATTCAATTTCCGAAGATTCCGCACCTTAAAATCAAAGACTTACGTACGACTCTTAAGAGAAAACACGAATTAATCAGCAGTTCCCTAAGGAAGCGCTGATTAATTCAGTTTATAAAAAACCGCCACCTTACAAATCAAGAACTTACATACACAGTTTGGACGAAAAGTCGAATTAATCAGTGGCTCCCTAGCAGTGCCAGCACTGCGTCGCAACGGCCGCCTTGCAGCGCATCCGGTTCTTTTCGTCATAACTTCACAATCTTTTTCCACCACCTACTTAGTTTTCATTAAATATCACTGATATTATTTTTCGTAGGATTTAATCTCTACCCTCAACTCCCCAGTTGTTTTTGATACCACATAATCATTCAAACTATCCAATCCACAGTTAACAGTGATTTTCGGCAAGGTACCGGGTTGTATCCCACCAATAGCATAATAATTATAGTTTCCTTCAATTATTTCTCTATCAAGTAAACTAATTTGATTTATATCCTTCAAGATTTCTATTAAATCATCTGATGGAGGCGGGTAAGATGGATCTTTTTCATTGCTGAATAAATTGGCAGCATCTCCAAACCAATTCGTCCGCCAATCCGCAACCGCCCGCAAAAACCGGATCCAGGTCAAGTCGCCATCTTTCAAAATATCGCTGACGCCTATGCACAGATCGTAGGCGGTGGCTTTTTCGGAGTGCATGGGATTACTGACGATACTGGAGTGGTAAGAATTCTTGTCGAAGGTTCCCAGCCAGCGGGCCTTGGCTTGCTCGGGCGACTCATCCGCCAGCATGCCGTCCTTGCCCTTGCCTTGGTACGGATTGGCGACGGCGATCGCGGCATCGATCGGCGAATTGAGCATCTGGCCAGGCCCNNNNNCACACACTTAATTAATTAAGTGTGTGNNNNNAGGTTCAGCCGGTAGCGCGTCAGTCCGCCGTAATTGCCCAGCATCGCGGCTTCACGTATCCAGCCGGAAAACTGGGTGCGCGTGCCGTCGGCCAGGCTGATATGCAGCGTGGCCGGTTTGCCGAGCAGCGACGCCAGTGCGATCTGAGGACTGGTCGACAGCGCGATGATGTCGCGTGCACCGATTCCATGTACTTGCTCGTCGGCGGCGAACGCCTCGACCAGCAAGCTGTCAGCGTCGCCATCGNNNNNCACACACTTAATTAATTAAGTGTGTGNNNNNTTGACTTCCCTGGTCGGAATGCACCATCACCGTATTGCTGGGCTGGCGACGCCAAACAGCCATCAGCAGCGCATTCATTGCTAGCTCGCGATCAATGCGTGAACTCATCGACCACCCCACCACCTGGCGNNNNNCACACACTTAATTAATTAAGTGTGTGNNNNNCCCTTTCATGTATTCCTACACGAAGTGATTCGATCATAAATAATCTTTACTTCTTCCAGATTGTTAAAGAACGAAACAGCAGTGATCTCTGAAAGATCAAACCNNNNNCACACACTTAATTAATTAAGTGTGTGNNNNNACCGGTCGTATCACCGAGCTATTGCAGCAGATCCGATTCGACAGCCGGGACGATCTGGAAACGACTTTGCTCAACTATTTAAAGCTTTACAACCACCACATTCCACAACGGGCCATCGCTGCAAAAACACCCATCCAGGCGCTCAAAGAGTGGCAGCAGAAAAAGCCAGAGCTATTTGTGAAGCGCGTTTATGATCAAACGGGACTGGACAANNNNNCACACACTTAATTAATTAAGTGTGTGNNNNNTAGTCGGGGGACGGAATGGCCCTTGCCCCGCTATCGGAGTGGCGGCGCCAGCCGTCCGTAGAGAGTGGGAGCCCCAGCTTGGGGAGTCGAGCGACAGCGAGAAGGGGCGCTTCCCAGCCCCGGCTCACCTTTTACGGACCGCCTTTGCTGTCCATGTAACTACACCTTGTATCAACATCAACAGGGGATACACGCATGGAATCGAACGCAGTACGCGCACGCCGGAACGAAGACCGGGTGCTGGTGGCCGTGGGCCTGGTCGGCTGGCTGACCGTCGCCCAGGTGGCCGCCTGGGTGTGGCCGGACAGCGGCAAGCACTCCGCCACGAACCGAGCGGCCGAGGTGATGGCCAGGCTGCTGTCCGGTCGGCTGCTGATGCGCAGGAAGTCGGGCACCGGCGTGTGGGGCTACCTGCTCACGAACACCGGCGCCGCGCGCGCCAATGCGGCCTACGAGGAGGACGCATTCCGGGCGGGCTACGACCTGTCCATGCTTGACACCTACCGGCAGGCCGCCATCGTCGGCTACCTGCTCACCCAAGCGGCCGACGTGAAACTGGGACCGGCCGGTGTGCGCGGCGGCGTGCGATGCGGCCTGGTCGAATCGGCACTGGCGGAGGCTGATGCGCTCACCTGGTCGCCTGAGCTGTGCGCCTGGCGCGCCGCCCTGCTGGTTCGCAACCTGCACCCGGAAGTGCTGGCCAAGGCGCGCCGCGTGCGCGCCGCCGCTGGCCACTTCCAACTGCTCGGGCCTCCCCACCTGGTGCAACAATTCGGGAGGGCCATGCATTAGAATCGCTGGCATGACCACACCCAAACCCAAGTCAGGCCTTGTGCATGCGCTGGAAAAGCTGGAGACCAGCCGCCGCAAAGCACCCAAGAAGCCAGCGCCGCAAATGTCGCTGGACCTGTGGCCTGATGCGGTGCGCGGCGTGCCGAACGCCGTGCTGCGCGGTGCCCTGTTCAGCATTTCCAAGCGCAGGGAGTTCGTGAAGAACGAGCTTATCGCCTCGGTGGAAGGCCATCAAATCCGCTTCACCGGCCAGCGTTTCAACCAGACCGACCTCGACACGTTCGAAATGCTTGTCCACCTGGCGCGCCTCCAGCCTCTCGGCAACCGGGTGGACTTCACGGCCCACAGCCTGCTCAAGACCATGGGGCGCGGCACCGGCAAATCCCAGCACCAGCAGCTGCACGACGAGATTATCCGGCTCCGGTCGGGGAACGTGGAAATCACCTGGGAGGCGCTGGACAAGGTCTACGGCGAAGGGCTGGTGAAGAAATACTATATGGACCGGACCATCGGCCGCTACGTGGTCGAGCTTTCGCCGGAAATGCTCACGCTATACGAGACCGGCTATTCCCAGGTGGACTGGGGCCAGCGCCAGGCGCTGACGAACAACCTATCGAAGTGGCTGCATGGCTTCTACGCCAGCCACGCGAAGCCCTACCCCTACAAGGTCAGCACCATCAAGGACCTGTGCGGCAGCACGTCCAAGGACCTGCGCGACTTCCGCCGGATGCTGAAGACCGCCCTGGCCGACCTGGTCACGGTGGGCATGCTGGTCGACTGGACCATCGACGAAAAAGACCTGGTCACCGTCCAGAAGGTCCCGACCTTCAGCCAGCGCCAGTACCTGGAGCGCGCCGCCAAAAAGCAGCGCGGCCGGTAACGGCAGCTGACCCACACCCCCACGGCAGCTGACCCACGGCCACGGCATTTGACCCACGCGCAGCACGGCAGCTGACCCACGCCCAGCCATTTCCGGCGGCACGGCATTTGACCCACGGTGGCACGGCATTTGACCCACGCACCCACGGCATCTGACCCACGCACCCACGGCATCTGACCCACGGCGGCGCCCGGCAAAACGGCCCGGAAAGGCCCAGCCCATGCGGGATTCGCGGAACTGTCCACAGCCCGCTAATCCTTTCTTATTATTCTTTTAATCGGTTTTTAATCCCGCCCTGTGGATAAGCTTGAGGCGCGGGGTCTGGACATCGTCGCAGCGCGGGACGACCGCGCTAAACGCTCCTGCATGTCCATCGGTGGCAAGGGGGTTCCGTCCCTTCGGGCGGAATCCGGACATTCGTCCGGACTTGAGCCGCCCCCATCGCGGGTGGGCGGGCGTCTGAAAAACCGGTCTTCAGGAAACGGTCTGTTTGCGACGGCGGGGATTGGCGTCGCCGCCGGACCGCCAGCTGCTGACGCCGCGCAGGCTCCGGTCGGCCTCCTCCATCCTGGCCAGGCGCACCCGCTCGGCCGCCACCTGGTCGGCGCCTGGGCCGAATCGCTCCTCCAGCGCTTCAAGCAGGACGTCCTGACCATCCATGGCCGCCGTGATGGCAGCGTGCAGCTCAGCGAAGTCCTCGTCGGACAGGCGGACGGTCCTCATTCTTCACCTGGTCGGCTGTCCAGCCAGTCGTAGGCCTCGGCTTCGGCATCTGCGAACGCATCGGCCAGCGCATCCTCCCTGGTGATGTCCGGCGCCTCTACCGGCGGGAACACGCCGCCGCCAACCTCTTGGCCATCCTCCAGCAGCCGCAGGCGCCACCCGCCGCCCAGGTGGTCGGGGCGCGGCAAAATCTCGTAGGCGTAGGTCATGGCTCAGCCCTCCAGCCTGGCGGCCTTGAAGCCGATGGCACGC includes these proteins:
- a CDS encoding RHS repeat-associated core domain-containing protein; its protein translation is MNGRIYDPTLSRFISADPYIQSPYQSQSYNRYSYVWNNPLNATDPSGYMQIMATIEVTASRTAMQGVGMGLVQRLDVSNDVSDPSLNMTARPPSLGERVYRELQAAGXXTHLIN
- a CDS encoding T6SS effector phospholipase Tle3 domain-containing protein translates to MARPVCREGDATTHGGKVIQQAQHNTMALAGNMSDTEANKVVPGKQAQWLLPGGGLAYIPLVRPAPCIVILVHGVNDIGEAFPFQEQGICAGLNRRLDRKDHLQPANYTLPLHLKEGEAFTAHDISADPDKVYFSRSSDSVTSPVIPFLWGFREDTLKADTNQKHGEYLDRYGNRIDKRYAKNGGPFANATSNVPDMFGPGFRRNWGVRRADPESPTHALLDAPPRSYMVLAAQRLASLIRIIRKKSKNEPINIVAHSQGCFVSLLAHAMLAGXXHTLN
- a CDS encoding type VI lipase adapter Tla3 domain-containing protein, giving the protein MNKNFIAISKPSAIYKMVRFVLVGICLSGFVHAAPVLSLIEIDSFMPENIQNNSSAIDSLEIVGVGVSVETWRNHPNHPNYSKLDIWKAIEEANGQYIISQDIEQYPKNLDGMHMISAKRKEDAVDIAMRDFMDQYPLPIAVVGPAVHAVEKDIELQKLKARKGNASSFVVTKNGKPYTSLGEFAGLLTQSGQVMNSYLNDNPDKLWNTIFLTFDEHGDLPAVGVAAKDGVLQRAAGFYQGDRPKFDKMVDLAYHPKNVRTPTDSWTFLTLIRRGRIDWLRPFAPLVEDNMTIKDWPAGPSRNRSEFVGWNKQPDQPFVPTPFIAKPWTRFQIDQYDHLENLGTLYRPQVVSYLDDQGQPVKPAERRMRMEGALRAALAPLGGKSPARILFDYGSVLDDRNGAARFLPLVQSLHAVDDNFNLLDPRQGYDLARILGDTGAGSPFIAVALATMAGRQSGGATLVANLRRDDGATLLLVTPPSTDQIKKDAAIKRPFWPRPGFGKMRVAEGN
- a CDS encoding effector protein Tle3 domain-containing protein, translating into MLNSPIDAAIAVANPYQGKGKDGMLADESPEQAKARWLGTFDKNSYHSSIVSNPMHSEKATAYDLCIGVSDILKDGDLTWIRFLRAVADWRTNWFGDAANLFSNEKDPSYPPPSDDLIEILKDINQISLLDREIIEGNYNYYAIGGIQPGTLPKITVNCGLDSLNDYVVSKTTGELRVEIKSYEK
- a CDS encoding contractile injection system protein, VgrG/Pvc8 family; this translates as MXXDGDADSLLVEAFAADEQVHGIGARDIIALSTSPQIALASLLGKPATLHISLADGTRTQFSGWIREAAMLGNYGGLTRYRLNLXXHT
- the trfA gene encoding plasmid replication initiator TrfA, whose protein sequence is MTTPKPKSGLVHALEKLETSRRKAPKKPAPQMSLDLWPDAVRGVPNAVLRGALFSISKRREFVKNELIASVEGHQIRFTGQRFNQTDLDTFEMLVHLARLQPLGNRVDFTAHSLLKTMGRGTGKSQHQQLHDEIIRLRSGNVEITWEALDKVYGEGLVKKYYMDRTIGRYVVELSPEMLTLYETGYSQVDWGQRQALTNNLSKWLHGFYASHAKPYPYKVSTIKDLCGSTSKDLRDFRRMLKTALADLVTVGMLVDWTIDEKDLVTVQKVPTFSQRQYLERAAKKQRGR